Proteins encoded together in one Yersinia mollaretii ATCC 43969 window:
- a CDS encoding valine--tRNA ligase, with product MENTPSSIDKTEPSLDKTYSPQEIEQPLYEHWEKQGYFKPNGDTSKESYCIMIPPPNVTGSLHMGHAFQQTIMDTLIRYQRMQGKNTLWQAGTDHAGIATQMVVERKIAAEEGKTRHDYGREAFIDKIWQWKGESGGTITRQMRRLGNSVDWERERFTMDDGLSNAVKEVFVRLHKEDLIYRGKRLVNWDPKLRTAISDLEVENRESKGSMWHLRYPLADGAKTAEGKDYLVVATTRPETVLGDTGVAVNPEDPRYKDLIGKEVILPLVGRRIPILGDEHADMEKGTGCVKITPAHDFNDYEVGKRHALPMINILTFDGDIRAEAEVFDTNGEATDACSGAIPEQFQGLERFAARKAVVAEFDKLGLLEEVKPHDLTVPYGDRGGVVIEPMLTDQWYVRTAPLAKVAIEAVENGEIQFVPKQYENMYYSWMRDIQDWCISRQLWWGHRIPAWYDEQGKVYVGRDEAEVRRENNLGPEVALRQDEDVLDTWFSSGLWTFSTLGWPEQTEALKTFHPTSVVVSGFDIIFFWIARMIMMTMHFMKDENGKPQVPFKTVYMTGLIRDDEGQKMSKSKGNVIDPLDMVDGISLEALLEKRTGNMMQPQLAEKIRKRTEKQFPNGIEPHGTDALRFTLAALASTGRDINWDMKRLEGYRNFCNKLWNASRFVLMNTEGQDCGQNGGEMVLSLADRWILAEFNQTIKAYREAMDTYRFDLAAGILYEFTWNQFCDWYLELTKPVMNSGSEAELRGTRHTLIEVLEALLRLAHPIMPYITETIWQRVKTLKGITADTIMLQPFPEYDASQVDEKALSDLEWIKQTIIAVRNIRAEMNIAPGKPLDVMLRGASAEAQRRVLENQSFIQSLARLSSLSLLAEGDKGPVSVTKLVEGAEVLIPMAGLIDKATELDRLAKEVAKLEAEIERIESKLSNEGFVARAPEAVVAKERERMAACAEAKQKLIEQQATIAAL from the coding sequence ATGGAAAACACACCTTCTAGCATCGACAAAACTGAGCCGTCCCTCGATAAGACATACAGCCCGCAAGAGATTGAACAGCCGCTGTATGAACACTGGGAAAAACAGGGTTATTTCAAGCCGAACGGCGATACCAGCAAAGAAAGCTACTGCATCATGATCCCGCCGCCGAATGTGACCGGTAGCCTGCATATGGGCCATGCTTTCCAGCAGACCATCATGGATACCTTGATTCGCTACCAGCGGATGCAGGGGAAAAATACCCTATGGCAAGCGGGGACTGACCACGCCGGTATCGCAACCCAAATGGTCGTTGAGCGCAAAATTGCTGCCGAAGAAGGCAAGACTCGCCACGATTATGGCCGTGAAGCTTTTATCGATAAAATCTGGCAGTGGAAAGGCGAATCGGGCGGCACTATCACTCGTCAGATGCGCCGTTTAGGCAACTCCGTGGATTGGGAACGCGAACGTTTCACCATGGATGATGGCCTGTCCAATGCAGTGAAAGAAGTGTTTGTCCGTCTACATAAAGAGGACCTGATTTACCGTGGCAAACGTCTGGTGAACTGGGACCCGAAACTGCGCACGGCGATCTCTGATCTGGAAGTAGAAAACCGCGAATCCAAAGGCTCGATGTGGCATCTGCGTTACCCGCTGGCCGATGGAGCCAAAACCGCTGAAGGCAAAGATTATCTGGTCGTGGCTACCACCCGTCCGGAGACCGTGCTGGGCGACACCGGTGTTGCCGTGAATCCAGAAGATCCGCGTTATAAGGATCTGATCGGTAAAGAAGTGATCCTGCCACTGGTTGGCCGCCGCATTCCGATCCTCGGTGACGAACACGCCGATATGGAAAAAGGCACTGGCTGCGTGAAAATTACGCCAGCCCACGACTTTAATGACTATGAAGTTGGTAAGCGCCACGCCCTGCCGATGATTAACATTCTGACTTTCGACGGTGATATCCGCGCAGAAGCAGAAGTGTTTGATACAAATGGCGAAGCAACCGATGCATGCAGTGGTGCTATTCCAGAGCAGTTCCAAGGCCTTGAGCGCTTTGCTGCCCGTAAAGCGGTGGTGGCAGAATTCGATAAGCTCGGCCTACTGGAAGAGGTTAAACCACACGACCTGACGGTGCCTTATGGCGACCGTGGTGGCGTGGTGATTGAGCCGATGCTGACCGACCAATGGTATGTCCGCACTGCCCCGCTAGCGAAAGTGGCGATTGAAGCAGTGGAAAATGGCGAGATCCAATTCGTGCCCAAGCAGTACGAAAACATGTATTACTCATGGATGCGCGACATTCAGGACTGGTGTATCTCCCGTCAGTTGTGGTGGGGCCACCGTATCCCCGCTTGGTATGACGAGCAGGGTAAAGTGTACGTTGGCCGCGATGAAGCTGAAGTTCGCCGTGAAAACAACCTCGGCCCTGAAGTCGCCTTACGCCAAGACGAAGATGTGCTGGATACTTGGTTCTCATCTGGCCTGTGGACCTTCTCCACTTTGGGCTGGCCTGAGCAGACCGAAGCGCTGAAAACTTTCCATCCGACCAGTGTCGTGGTCAGTGGTTTTGACATTATTTTCTTCTGGATTGCCCGCATGATCATGATGACCATGCACTTTATGAAAGATGAAAATGGTAAGCCGCAGGTGCCATTCAAAACCGTGTACATGACGGGCCTGATCCGCGATGACGAAGGGCAGAAAATGTCTAAGTCTAAAGGTAACGTCATCGACCCACTGGATATGGTTGACGGTATCTCACTGGAGGCGTTGCTGGAGAAACGTACTGGTAACATGATGCAGCCGCAGTTGGCGGAGAAAATCCGTAAGCGCACCGAGAAGCAGTTCCCGAACGGCATTGAGCCACACGGTACTGATGCCCTGCGCTTCACGCTGGCAGCGCTGGCCTCCACCGGCCGCGATATCAACTGGGACATGAAGCGTCTGGAAGGATATCGCAACTTCTGTAACAAGCTGTGGAACGCCAGCCGTTTCGTGCTGATGAACACCGAAGGGCAAGATTGTGGGCAGAATGGCGGCGAAATGGTGCTGTCACTGGCTGATCGCTGGATTCTGGCTGAATTCAATCAGACCATCAAAGCCTACCGCGAAGCGATGGACACTTACCGCTTCGATCTGGCGGCCGGTATTCTGTATGAGTTCACTTGGAACCAGTTCTGTGACTGGTATCTGGAGCTGACCAAACCGGTCATGAACAGTGGTTCAGAAGCTGAACTGCGCGGCACTCGCCATACGCTGATTGAGGTACTGGAAGCGCTGCTACGTCTGGCGCACCCTATCATGCCTTACATCACTGAAACTATCTGGCAGCGGGTTAAGACCCTGAAAGGCATTACTGCAGACACCATTATGTTGCAGCCTTTCCCTGAATACGATGCCAGTCAGGTTGATGAAAAAGCCCTGAGTGATCTGGAGTGGATCAAGCAGACGATTATTGCCGTGCGTAATATCCGCGCAGAAATGAACATCGCGCCGGGTAAACCGCTGGATGTGATGCTGCGTGGCGCGAGTGCTGAAGCTCAACGCCGTGTGCTGGAAAACCAGAGCTTCATTCAGTCGCTGGCTCGTTTGTCCTCTCTCAGCCTGTTAGCTGAAGGTGATAAAGGCCCAGTCTCAGTGACCAAGCTGGTTGAAGGTGCAGAGGTGCTGATCCCAATGGCTGGCTTAATTGATAAAGCCACCGAGTTGGATCGTCTGGCAAAAGAAGTGGCGAAGCTGGAAGCGGAAATTGAGCGCATCGAAAGCAAATTGAGTAACGAAGGTTTTGTGGCGCGCGCGCCAGAAGCCGTGGTTGCCAAAGAGCGCGAGAGAATGGCCGCCTGTGCTGAAGCCAAACAGAAGTTAATTGAGCAGCAAGCGACTATCGCCGCACTGTAA
- a CDS encoding DNA polymerase III subunit chi, producing MKNATFYLLEHDTPAGELRAHEALACEVAAERWRAGKRVLIACESEEQAQRLDEALWQRTPDQFVPHNLAGEGPKYGAPVELAWPERRGNSPRDLLISLLPEFAGFATAFHEVVDFVPYEENLKQLARDRYKSYRSVGFHLTTATPPTH from the coding sequence ATGAAAAACGCCACTTTTTATTTGCTCGAACACGACACGCCTGCCGGTGAGCTGCGCGCTCATGAAGCCTTGGCCTGCGAAGTTGCGGCTGAACGTTGGCGGGCGGGAAAACGGGTGCTGATCGCCTGTGAGAGTGAGGAGCAGGCCCAGCGGCTTGATGAAGCCCTGTGGCAGCGCACACCTGACCAATTTGTGCCGCACAATCTGGCCGGTGAAGGGCCAAAATATGGCGCACCCGTTGAATTGGCTTGGCCAGAACGGCGTGGGAATTCCCCTCGCGACCTGCTTATCAGCCTGCTGCCAGAGTTCGCAGGTTTTGCCACCGCTTTCCATGAAGTGGTAGACTTCGTGCCTTACGAAGAAAATTTGAAACAGTTGGCGCGCGACCGATATAAGTCTTATCGCAGCGTCGGCTTCCACTTGACCACGGCAACGCCGCCAACTCATTGA
- the pepA gene encoding leucyl aminopeptidase — protein MEFSVKSGSPEKQRSACIVVGVFEPRRLSPIAEQLDKISDGYISALLRRGELEGKVGQTLLLHHVPNILSERILLIGCGKERELDERQYKQVIQKTINTLNDTGSMEAVCFLTELHVKGRNTYWKVRQAIETAKETLYTFDQLKSNKTEPRRPLRKMVFNVPTRRELTSGERAIQHGLAVASGIKAAKDLGNMPPNICNAAYLASQARQLADAFSTNIVTRVIGEQQMKELGMHSYLAVGHGSQNESLMSVIEYKGNPNPDAKPIVLVGKGLTFDSGGISIKPAEGMDEMKYDMCGAATVYGVMRVVAELQLPLNVIGVLAGCENMPGGRAYRPGDVLTTMSGQTVEVLNTDAEGRLVLCDALTYVERFDPELVIDIATLTGACVVALGHHITGLMSNHNPLAHELIGASEQAGDRAWRLPLGDEYAEQLDSNFADMANIGGRAGGAITAGCFLSRFTRKYSWAHLDIAGTAWRSGKNKGATGRPVALLSQFLLNRAGLNGDD, from the coding sequence ATGGAGTTCAGTGTAAAGAGCGGCAGCCCGGAAAAACAGCGCAGTGCCTGTATTGTAGTCGGCGTTTTCGAACCACGTCGTCTATCTCCCATTGCCGAACAACTCGACAAAATTAGTGATGGCTACATCAGCGCTTTATTGCGCCGTGGTGAACTTGAAGGCAAAGTCGGGCAGACGCTGTTACTGCACCATGTGCCGAATATTCTCTCCGAGCGCATCTTGTTAATTGGCTGTGGCAAAGAGCGCGAGCTTGATGAACGCCAGTACAAGCAAGTGATCCAGAAGACCATCAATACCCTTAATGATACCGGCTCAATGGAAGCGGTCTGCTTCTTGACTGAGCTGCATGTCAAAGGCCGCAATACTTACTGGAAGGTACGTCAAGCGATAGAAACCGCTAAAGAGACGCTTTACACCTTCGATCAGCTTAAAAGTAATAAAACTGAACCTCGCCGTCCGCTGCGTAAAATGGTGTTCAATGTGCCAACACGCCGCGAACTGACCAGCGGTGAGCGCGCCATCCAGCATGGTCTGGCAGTAGCATCCGGGATCAAAGCCGCCAAAGACTTGGGCAATATGCCGCCCAATATCTGTAACGCCGCGTATTTGGCGTCACAGGCGCGTCAACTGGCCGATGCGTTCAGCACCAATATCGTCACTCGCGTCATTGGCGAACAGCAGATGAAAGAGCTGGGTATGCACTCTTATCTGGCGGTTGGCCATGGTTCGCAGAACGAATCATTGATGTCGGTGATAGAATATAAGGGTAATCCGAACCCTGACGCTAAGCCAATTGTGCTGGTCGGCAAAGGGCTGACCTTCGACTCCGGTGGTATCTCCATCAAACCTGCCGAAGGCATGGATGAGATGAAATATGATATGTGCGGTGCGGCGACAGTCTATGGCGTGATGCGCGTCGTGGCTGAGTTGCAACTGCCATTGAATGTGATTGGCGTGCTGGCGGGCTGTGAAAACATGCCGGGTGGCCGCGCTTATCGCCCGGGTGATGTTCTGACCACCATGTCTGGCCAGACCGTGGAAGTGCTGAATACTGATGCGGAAGGCCGTCTGGTGCTGTGTGACGCACTGACCTACGTTGAGCGCTTCGACCCTGAACTGGTGATTGATATCGCGACACTGACCGGCGCGTGCGTAGTGGCGTTAGGCCATCACATCACCGGGCTGATGTCGAACCATAACCCATTGGCTCACGAGCTGATTGGGGCATCAGAGCAGGCGGGTGACCGTGCATGGCGCTTGCCATTAGGCGATGAATACGCCGAGCAACTGGACTCCAATTTTGCTGATATGGCCAATATTGGTGGCCGTGCCGGTGGGGCCATTACTGCGGGCTGTTTCTTGTCGCGCTTTACCCGTAAATATAGCTGGGCGCACTTGGATATCGCTGGGACGGCGTGGCGCTCAGGCAAGAACAAAGGCGCAACAGGCCGTCCGGTCGCATTGTTGTCTCAGTTCCTGCTTAACCGCGCAGGGCTAAACGGCGACGATTAA
- the lptF gene encoding LPS export ABC transporter permease LptF — protein sequence MIIIRYLVRETLKSQIAILFILLLIFFSQKLVRILGAAVDGEIPTNLVLSLLGLGVPEMAQLILPLSLFLGLLMTLGKLYTESEITVMHACGMGKKSLIMAALILALGTSALAAVNTIWLGPWSSKHQDEVLNDARANPSLAALAGGQFKSSTDGNSALFIGNVTGKEFNRVFLAQLRPNGNQRPSVVVADSGHMTERPDGSQVVILNKGTRYEGTALLRDFRITDFVDYQAIIGHQEVQQNSNVAEQMTMKQLWRSNEADARAEFHWRLTLIVSVVIMALLVVPLSAVNPRQGRVLSMLPAMLLYLIFFLLQSSLRSNAGNGKLDPLLWMWTVNGTYLAIAVILNLWDGLPARKLRARLRGAA from the coding sequence GTGATCATCATTAGATATCTGGTACGGGAAACACTTAAGAGCCAAATTGCGATTCTGTTCATCCTGCTATTAATCTTCTTTAGCCAGAAGTTAGTACGGATATTAGGCGCTGCGGTTGACGGTGAAATCCCAACAAATCTGGTTTTATCCCTTTTGGGGCTCGGTGTGCCGGAAATGGCACAACTTATCTTGCCATTAAGCCTATTCCTTGGCTTGTTGATGACTTTGGGCAAATTGTATACGGAGAGTGAAATCACCGTGATGCACGCCTGCGGCATGGGCAAAAAATCCCTGATTATGGCGGCCTTGATTCTGGCACTAGGGACCTCGGCACTGGCGGCGGTCAATACCATCTGGCTTGGTCCTTGGTCGTCCAAACATCAAGACGAAGTGCTGAATGACGCCAGAGCTAACCCTAGCCTCGCCGCATTGGCAGGCGGGCAGTTTAAATCCTCAACCGATGGCAATTCAGCCTTATTTATCGGTAATGTGACGGGCAAAGAGTTCAACCGCGTGTTTTTAGCACAATTGCGGCCAAACGGTAATCAACGCCCTTCCGTGGTCGTGGCCGACAGCGGCCACATGACCGAGCGGCCTGACGGTTCGCAAGTGGTTATCCTAAACAAAGGCACTCGCTATGAGGGTACCGCGCTGCTGCGCGATTTCCGCATCACCGATTTTGTCGACTATCAGGCCATTATTGGGCATCAGGAAGTGCAGCAAAACAGCAATGTGGCTGAGCAGATGACCATGAAACAACTGTGGCGCTCGAATGAAGCAGACGCCCGCGCAGAGTTTCACTGGCGTCTGACACTGATTGTGTCGGTGGTTATCATGGCGCTGCTGGTCGTGCCGCTAAGTGCGGTCAACCCGCGCCAAGGCCGCGTCCTGAGTATGCTGCCCGCGATGTTGCTCTATTTAATTTTCTTCCTATTGCAAAGCTCCCTGCGCTCAAATGCAGGTAACGGCAAGCTAGACCCGCTACTCTGGATGTGGACCGTGAACGGTACTTATTTGGCGATTGCGGTGATATTGAACCTGTGGGATGGCCTGCCGGCTCGTAAGTTACGTGCTCGATTGAGAGGTGCTGCCTGA
- the lptG gene encoding LPS export ABC transporter permease LptG, whose product MFGVLDRYIGRTILNTILMTLFMLVSLSGIIKFVDQLRKVGQGDYSAASAGMYTLLSVPKDIEIFFPMAALLGALLGLGSLATRSELVVMQASGFTRMQIAASVMKTAIPLVLLTMAIGEWVAPQGEQMARNFRAQQMYGGSLLSTQSGLWAKDGSDFIYIQRVSGDNELTGVNIYHFDKQDRLLSVRYAATATYEKDNKIWRLSQVDESDLSNPIQVTGSQTLTGEWKTNLTPEKLGVVAMNPDSLSISGLHDYSKYLRQSGQESSRYELNMWGKIFAPFSVAVMMLMALSFIFGPLRSVAMGVRVVTGIFFGFVFYVLDQIFGPLSLVYNIPPVIGALLPSILFLLISVYLLLKRR is encoded by the coding sequence ATGTTTGGTGTATTAGACCGTTATATCGGACGGACTATCCTCAATACCATCCTGATGACACTATTCATGCTGGTATCGTTGTCCGGCATCATCAAGTTTGTCGATCAGTTACGTAAAGTCGGGCAGGGCGATTACTCAGCGGCATCCGCTGGCATGTACACCTTGCTCAGTGTCCCTAAGGATATCGAGATATTCTTCCCGATGGCGGCGCTGTTAGGCGCATTGCTGGGTCTTGGTTCACTAGCGACGCGCAGTGAGCTGGTGGTCATGCAGGCATCAGGATTCACTCGTATGCAAATCGCTGCTTCAGTGATGAAAACCGCCATTCCATTGGTGTTGCTGACCATGGCAATTGGTGAGTGGGTAGCACCGCAAGGCGAGCAGATGGCACGTAACTTCCGCGCACAACAGATGTACGGGGGTTCATTGCTCTCGACGCAATCTGGCTTGTGGGCAAAAGATGGCTCTGATTTTATCTATATTCAGCGGGTGTCGGGTGACAACGAGCTGACGGGCGTCAATATCTATCACTTTGATAAACAAGATCGTCTGCTTTCGGTGCGGTATGCGGCGACGGCGACCTATGAAAAAGACAATAAAATCTGGCGCTTATCGCAGGTTGATGAATCTGATTTAAGCAACCCCATTCAGGTGACGGGTTCGCAGACGTTAACGGGTGAGTGGAAGACCAATCTGACGCCAGAGAAGCTGGGTGTGGTTGCCATGAATCCAGATTCACTCTCCATCAGCGGGCTGCATGATTACAGCAAATACCTGCGGCAAAGTGGTCAGGAGTCAAGCCGCTACGAACTGAACATGTGGGGTAAGATATTTGCACCATTCTCGGTGGCGGTGATGATGCTGATGGCGCTGTCATTTATTTTTGGCCCACTACGAAGTGTGGCGATGGGTGTCCGAGTCGTCACCGGCATCTTCTTTGGCTTCGTATTCTACGTTTTGGATCAAATTTTTGGCCCATTGAGCTTGGTCTACAACATCCCGCCCGTCATTGGTGCACTGTTGCCGAGTATACTTTTCCTCCTAATCAGTGTTTATTTGCTACTAAAACGGCGTTGA
- a CDS encoding tyrosine-type recombinase/integrase: protein MALTDMAIRNAKPRTKAYKLTDAQGLYLQIQPGGGKLWYLKFRVDGKESRIAFGGYPAVSLGQARAERDKAKALIAQGISPTNRREQEKEIIQNTHTFELVARDWHASNKKWSVQHSERVLRYFEMYLFPAIGKRNIDELKIRDLLTPLRVVEQTGKLDVAARLQQRITCVMRYAVQNGLIEYNPAQDLAGALVTRKATHRAALPLERLPELLLRMDDYCGRPLTRMAVRLCLLVFIRSSELRFARWDEIDLDRALWTLPAEREVIDKVRYSHRGSKMKTPHLVPLSGQAITVLEQIKALTQDDNLVFPGDHHPNRPMSENTINNALRRMGYDTKTEICGHGFRTMACSALVESGMWSRDAVERQMSHQERNNVRAAYIHKAEHMDERRLMVQWWADYLDKCRDGYVVPYGFK from the coding sequence ATGGCGCTGACCGATATGGCAATTCGAAATGCCAAACCCCGTACCAAAGCTTATAAACTCACCGATGCTCAAGGACTCTATCTACAGATACAGCCCGGAGGTGGCAAGCTCTGGTATCTTAAATTTCGTGTTGATGGAAAAGAAAGTCGCATTGCTTTTGGTGGCTATCCTGCGGTTAGTTTAGGGCAGGCTCGTGCTGAGCGAGATAAAGCGAAAGCGCTTATTGCACAAGGGATCAGCCCAACAAATAGGCGCGAACAAGAAAAAGAAATTATACAAAACACGCATACCTTTGAGTTGGTTGCCCGCGACTGGCATGCCAGTAACAAAAAATGGTCTGTGCAACACTCTGAGCGTGTGCTGCGTTACTTCGAAATGTATTTGTTTCCGGCTATTGGTAAGCGAAATATCGATGAGCTGAAAATCCGCGACCTGCTTACTCCCTTAAGAGTGGTTGAGCAAACGGGAAAATTGGATGTGGCCGCACGGCTGCAACAACGAATTACCTGTGTGATGCGTTACGCGGTACAGAACGGTTTAATCGAATATAACCCCGCACAAGACCTTGCTGGCGCTTTAGTCACCCGCAAGGCAACTCATCGTGCGGCTCTCCCTCTAGAACGCCTCCCAGAGCTTTTACTGCGCATGGATGACTACTGTGGCAGACCATTGACTCGCATGGCGGTAAGGCTTTGTCTGCTGGTATTTATTCGCTCAAGTGAACTACGGTTTGCCAGATGGGATGAAATTGATTTGGATAGAGCCTTATGGACACTGCCGGCAGAGAGGGAAGTGATTGATAAGGTCAGGTATTCGCACCGAGGCTCGAAAATGAAAACCCCTCATCTGGTGCCATTATCCGGGCAAGCGATTACTGTGCTTGAGCAGATTAAAGCATTAACCCAAGATGATAATCTGGTTTTTCCAGGTGATCATCATCCCAACCGCCCGATGAGTGAAAATACGATTAATAATGCGTTACGCCGCATGGGATACGATACCAAAACAGAAATCTGTGGTCATGGTTTCAGAACAATGGCCTGTAGTGCTTTGGTTGAATCAGGTATGTGGTCGCGTGATGCAGTAGAACGGCAGATGAGCCATCAGGAACGCAACAATGTTCGTGCGGCCTATATTCATAAAGCCGAACATATGGATGAAAGAAGGCTCATGGTGCAATGGTGGGCTGATTATTTAGATAAGTGTCGGGATGGGTATGTGGTGCCTTATGGGTTTAAATAA
- a CDS encoding helix-turn-helix domain-containing protein has protein sequence MHIANVVKETSISRNAITLIYKETVQKVDWEAVDKLCALFQYDISKLLERTPEE, from the coding sequence ATACACATCGCTAATGTAGTTAAAGAAACTAGCATCAGCCGCAATGCAATAACGCTGATATACAAAGAAACTGTTCAGAAGGTTGATTGGGAGGCGGTAGACAAACTTTGTGCTCTCTTCCAATACGACATAAGCAAATTGCTTGAGAGGACACCTGAGGAATGA
- a CDS encoding helix-turn-helix transcriptional regulator: MVQNNIKQLRIQLSITQRELAAAVGTSQQQIQRIETGKVAARLEVAQAICSVLKKPLNVVFPNGDHMLRRLSDKRSSCDDDLGEMAKNGIEMDGCAWSVKLWLRGHQDYLLLPISPADQRRFYAYFQEKASPDIEHFFVFDSDEHRYALNSREVAFHQFLFEPLGRVFVGENHKEDDGFTVHIILENGGPAIELCCESDELEDEEFGDIGQLNGFFDMLESDPETTERYMITDMDGEDAFIRIGSIAMVRIALNVLEPVEDDDQ, translated from the coding sequence ATGGTACAGAACAATATCAAGCAACTTCGCATACAGTTATCAATTACACAACGTGAACTAGCTGCAGCTGTGGGCACTAGCCAGCAACAAATTCAGCGTATCGAAACAGGGAAGGTTGCAGCAAGACTGGAAGTTGCGCAGGCGATCTGTTCAGTGTTAAAGAAACCTCTGAATGTTGTATTTCCCAATGGCGACCACATGCTGAGAAGGCTAAGTGATAAGCGAAGTAGCTGCGATGATGATCTTGGGGAAATGGCTAAGAATGGAATCGAAATGGATGGGTGTGCTTGGTCAGTAAAACTTTGGTTAAGAGGCCATCAGGACTACCTGTTACTCCCTATTTCACCAGCCGATCAAAGACGCTTTTATGCGTATTTTCAGGAAAAAGCTTCCCCAGATATTGAGCACTTCTTTGTCTTTGATTCAGATGAACACCGATATGCACTTAACTCACGTGAGGTTGCATTTCATCAATTCTTGTTTGAACCACTAGGACGCGTTTTTGTTGGCGAGAATCATAAGGAAGATGATGGTTTTACTGTCCATATTATACTTGAGAATGGTGGCCCAGCCATAGAACTGTGTTGTGAATCAGATGAACTGGAAGATGAAGAGTTCGGGGATATTGGTCAGTTAAATGGCTTTTTCGATATGCTTGAATCTGATCCAGAGACCACCGAACGCTACATGATAACGGACATGGATGGCGAGGATGCTTTTATTCGCATAGGCTCCATTGCGATGGTTCGAATCGCTCTCAATGTATTAGAGCCTGTCGAGGATGATGATCAGTGA
- a CDS encoding carbonic anhydrase — MKRKLLLTAMLAASFTASAAEHAHWGYEGQEDPAHWGKLSPDFSLCETGKNQSPVNIQGALKTHHGQLELAFQPGKQQIVNNGHTIQVNVSAGNTLKLDDDTFTLQQFHFHAPSENEIDGKQFPLEAHFVYKDKEGALVVLALMFQEGKADAQLANAWQQMPTAVDQMAVLNKPIDIKALLPKQFNFYRFSGSLTTPPCSEGVSWLVLDQPVSASAEQITQFRSAVHHTNNRPVQPLNGRVIVD, encoded by the coding sequence ATGAAAAGAAAATTATTACTGACAGCGATGTTGGCTGCCAGCTTTACTGCCAGTGCCGCAGAACATGCGCATTGGGGATATGAGGGACAGGAAGATCCGGCACATTGGGGCAAACTCTCGCCAGATTTCTCATTATGTGAAACCGGTAAAAATCAGTCTCCGGTCAATATTCAGGGCGCCCTGAAAACGCATCACGGGCAACTTGAGTTGGCCTTCCAGCCCGGTAAACAACAAATTGTGAATAATGGTCATACCATTCAGGTCAATGTCAGTGCGGGTAATACGCTGAAGTTGGATGACGATACCTTTACGTTGCAACAATTCCACTTCCACGCCCCAAGTGAAAATGAGATTGATGGCAAGCAGTTCCCGTTGGAAGCCCACTTTGTGTATAAAGATAAAGAGGGCGCGCTGGTCGTATTGGCGCTGATGTTCCAAGAAGGTAAAGCGGATGCTCAGTTGGCGAATGCTTGGCAGCAGATGCCCACTGCTGTTGATCAAATGGCGGTGTTGAATAAGCCGATTGACATTAAGGCATTGTTGCCAAAGCAGTTTAATTTTTACCGCTTCAGTGGCTCACTGACCACACCTCCTTGTTCTGAAGGGGTGAGCTGGTTGGTACTTGATCAACCGGTCAGTGCGTCCGCTGAACAAATCACTCAATTTCGTTCTGCTGTTCACCACACCAATAATCGCCCCGTGCAGCCACTCAATGGTCGCGTCATCGTTGATTGA
- a CDS encoding helix-turn-helix domain-containing protein, with protein sequence MDKHDWHPADIVAGLRKRGTSMSAVSRKAGLASSTLANALQRHWPKGEKLIAEVLGLDPAEIWPSRYLKPQKPQKILPDKVN encoded by the coding sequence ATGGATAAGCACGATTGGCATCCGGCAGACATTGTGGCGGGCTTGAGAAAACGTGGCACAAGCATGTCGGCGGTTTCCAGAAAGGCTGGGCTGGCTTCTTCAACACTAGCCAACGCGCTGCAACGCCACTGGCCGAAAGGTGAAAAATTGATTGCAGAAGTGCTGGGACTTGATCCCGCAGAGATCTGGCCTTCCCGCTATCTAAAACCCCAAAAGCCACAAAAAATATTGCCCGACAAAGTGAATTAG
- a CDS encoding helix-turn-helix domain-containing protein — MASIYSEEYQQVVKTLRQARIEQGISQQRLAEALNRPQSFVAKVENGERRLDFVELIHIARLLSIDESLLISKIISSIVPIR, encoded by the coding sequence ATGGCTTCCATTTATTCCGAAGAATATCAGCAGGTGGTAAAAACACTTCGACAGGCCCGTATTGAGCAAGGAATCAGCCAGCAGCGCCTCGCCGAGGCACTAAATCGCCCTCAGTCATTTGTGGCTAAAGTCGAGAATGGCGAAAGGAGGTTAGATTTTGTGGAGCTTATTCATATTGCCCGCTTGCTCTCAATCGATGAGTCGCTATTAATTAGCAAAATTATTAGTTCAATAGTACCGATAAGGTAG